In Raphanus sativus cultivar WK10039 chromosome 5, ASM80110v3, whole genome shotgun sequence, the following proteins share a genomic window:
- the LOC108859379 gene encoding CBL-interacting serine/threonine-protein kinase 1-like: MVRKQEEEVRKGMRLGKYELGRTLGEGNFGKVKFAKDTISGKPFAVKIIDKSRVSHLNFSLQIKREIRTLKMLKHPNIVRLHEVLASKTKIYMVMECVMGGELFDRIVSKGKISETEGRKMFQQLIDGISYCHSKGVFHRDLKLENVLLDANGHIKITDFGLSALPQHFRDDGLLHTTCGSPNYVAPEVLANRGYDGAASDIWSCGVILYVILTGCLPFDDRNLAVLYQKICKGDPPIPRWLSPGARTMVKRMLDPNPVTRITVTGIKASEWFKQDYTPSVPDDDDDEKEVDTDDDSFSIQELGSEEGKGSDSPTIINAFQLIGMSSFLDLSGFFEQEDVSERRIRFTSNSSARDLLEKIETAVTEMGFSVQKKHAKLKVKQEEPNQKGQVGLLVTAEVFEIKPSLNVVELRKSYGDSCLYRQLYERLLKDVGTSSPEQELVS; this comes from the exons ATGGTGAGAAAACAAGAGGAGGAGGTGAGGAAGGGAATGCGACTTGGGAAATACGAGCTCGGGAGGACGCTCGGCGAGGGTAATTTCGGCAAAGTCAAATTCGCTAAAGACACCATCTCCGGCAAACCGTTCGCCGTTAAAATCATCGACAAGTCTCGTGTCTCCCATCTCAACTTCTCCTTGCAG ATAAAAAGAGAGATACGGACGCTGAAAATGCTGAAACATCCCAACATAGTCAGATTACATGAG GTCTTGGCTAGTAAAACGAAGATTTATATGGTCATGGAATGTGTCATGGGAGGAGAATTATTCGACAGAATT GTTTCAAAAGGAAAGATATCGGAAACAGAGGGAAGAAAAATGTTTCAGCAGCTCATCGATGGAATCAGCTACTGTCACAGCAAAGGTGTTTTCCACAGGGATCTCAAG CTAGAGAATGTTCTTCTTGATGCAAATGGACATATCAAGATCACCGACTTTGGCCTCAGTGCTCTGCCTCAGCATTTTAGG GATGATGGACTGCTACATACAACCTGTGGAAGTCCTAACTACGTAGCGCCTGAGGTGTTAGCCAACAGAGGCTACGATGGTGCAGCATCTGATATATGGTCGTGTGGTGTAATCCTCTATGTGATTCTAACCGGATGTCTCCCTTTTGACGATAGAAACCTTGCAGTTCTTTACCAGAAG ATATGCAAAGGAGACCCACCGATACCAAGATGGTTATCACCAGGTGCAAGAACAATGGTCAAGAGAATGCTTGATCCAAATCCAGTCACGAGGATAACAGTCACGGGTATTAAAGCCAGCGAATGGTTCAAGCAAGACTACACTCCTTCGGTTCCAGATGACGATGATGACGAAAAGGAAGTTGACACAGATGATGATTCTTTCTCAATCCAAGAACTC GGATCTGAAGAAGGGAAGGGCAGTGATTCACCAACTATCATTAATGCGTTTCAGCTAATCGGAATGTCTTCCTTCCTAGACCTGTCTGGTTTCTTTGAACAAGAG GATGTATCAGAGAGGAGGATAAGATTCACTTCAAATAGCTCAGCAAGAGATTTACTGGAGAAAATCGAAACCGCAGTTACAGAAATGGGATTCAGTGTGCAAAAGAAACATGCCAAG ttaAAAGTAAAGCAAGAAGAACCTAACCAGAAAGGTCAAGTTGGTTTGTTAGTAACAGCTGAG GTTTTTGAGATAAAGCCGTCACTGAACGTGGTTGAGCTAAGAAAATCTTATGGAGATTCATGTTTGTATAGACAG TTGTACGAGAGACTATTAAAAGACGTGGGCACTTCCTCGCCGGAACAAGAGCTAGTATCATAG
- the LOC108856759 gene encoding receptor-like cytoplasmic kinase 1: MSCFGCCGDDDFQRVNETGQKTAHNIAGYDGHHQRVEPFKNPPVIQMQPVAVPAIPADELKDITDNYGPKSLIGEGSFGRVFYGILKNGKAAAIKKLDSSKQPDNEFLSQVSMVSRLRNDNVVALLGYCVDGPLRVLAYEYAPNGSLHDILHGKKGVKGAQPGPVLSWHQRVKIAVGAAKGLEYLHEKANPHVVHRDIKSSSVLMFEDDVAKIADFDLSNQAPDMAARLHSTRVLGTFGYHAPEYAMTGTLSTKSDVYSFGVVLLELLTGRKPVDHTLPRGQQSLVTWATPKLSENNVKQCVDARLNGEYLPKAAAKMAAVAALCVQYEAEFRPNMSIVVKALQPLLNPPRSTPQTPQRNIPY; the protein is encoded by the exons ATGAGCTGCTTTGGTTGTTGTGGCGATGATGATTTCCAGAGAGTTAACGAAACAGGACAAAAGACAGCGCATAACATAGCAg GTTACGATGGTCACCATCAAAGGGTTGAACCATTCAAGAACCCACCAGTCATTCAGATGCAACCTGTAGCTGTACCAGCCATCCCAGCGGATGAGTTAAAGGACATAACCGATAACTATGGGCCAAAGTCATTGATTGGTGAGGGTTCATTTGGAAGAGTGTTTTACGGTATTCTCAAAAACGGTAAGGCAGCTGCCATTAAGAAACTTGATTCCAGTAAGCAACCGGATAACGAATTTCTCTCCCAG GTTTCAATGGTTTCGAGATTGCGAAACGACAATGTTGTTGCTCTTCTGGGATATTGCGTTGATGGACCACTCCGTGTTCTTGCTTATGAATATGCTCCTAATGGATCTCTTCATGATATCCTTCATG GTAAAAAAGGTGTGAAAGGAGCACAGCCAGGTCCTGTTCTGTCGTGGCACCAGAGAGTAAAGATTGCGGTTGGTGCGGCTAAAGGACTAGAGTACTTGCATGAGAAGGCAAACCCTCATGTTGTCCACCGAGACATCAAATCCAGCAGTGTGCTTATGTTTGAAGATGATGTTGCTAAGATTGCTGATTTCGATCTGTCCAATCAAGCCCCTGACATGGCTGCACGCCTTCACTCAACTCGTGTGCTTGGGACCTTTGGTTATCACGCTCCAGA GTATGCAATGACAGGAACGTTGAGCACAAAGAGTGATGTGTATAGTTTTGGGGTTGTTCTGCTAGAGCTCCTCACAGGTCGTAAACCAGTTGATCATACTTTACCAAGAGGACAGCAGAGTCTCGTGACTTGG GCAACCCCTAAACTGAGTGAAAACAACGTGAAGCAGTGCGTTGATGCAAGACTAAACGGAGAGTATCTTCCTAAAGCTGCTGCCAAG ATGGCAGCTGTAGCGGCGCTTTGTGTGCAATATGAGGCAGAGTTCAGGCCAAACATGAGCATAGTAGTGAAGGCTCTTCAGCCGCTACTCAATCCTCCTCGCTCTACTCCTCAGACTCCACAGAGAAACATCCCTTACTGA
- the LOC108859283 gene encoding novel plant SNARE 13, translated as MASNIPMSPQLEQIHGEIRDHFRAIANGFQKLDKIKDSTRQSKQLEELTDKMRDCKRLVKDFDRELKDEEASNSPQVIKQLNDEKQSMIKELNSYVALRKTYMSTLGNKKVELFDMGGAGVSGEPTAEENVQVASSMSNQELVDAGMKRMDETDQAIERSKQVVEQTIEVGTQTAANLKGQTDQMGRVVDHLDTIQFSIKKASQLVKEIGRQVATDKCIMMFLFLIVCGVVAIIIVKIVHPNNKDIRDIPGLAPPAQSRKLLYLRNPECM; from the exons ATGGCTTCAAATATCCCGATGAGCCCTCAATTGGAGCAGATCCACGGTGAAATCCGTGACCATTTCCGTGCCATCGC GAATGGTTTCCAGAAGTTGGATAAGATAAAGGATTCAACTAGACAAAGCAAGCAACTTGAGGAACTTACTGACAAGATGAGAGACTGTAAAAG GTTGGTGAAGGATTTCGACCGTGAGCTCAAGGATGAGGAAGCAAGCAATTCTCCTCAAGTAATTAAGCAATTGAACGATGAGAAACAATCCATG ATCAAGGAACTCAACTCTTACGTTGCACTAAGAAAAAC GTATATGAGTACACTTGGAAACAAGAAAGTTGAACTATTTGATATGGGAGGAGCTGGAGTCAGTGGCGAGCCCACCGCTGAAGAAAACGTTCAAGTGGCTTCAT CGATGTCAAACCAGGAGCTCGTTGACGCTGGAATGAAAAGAATGGATGAGACTGATCAAGCCATTGAGCGCTCTAAACAG GTGGTGGAGCAAACAATCGAAGTTGGGACTCAAACTGCAGCTAACTTAAAGGGACAG ACGGATCAAATGGGGCGCGTGGTTGACCACTTGGACACGATTCAGTTCTCTATCAAGAAGGCTTCCCAGCTAGTGAAAGAGATAGGAAGACAGGTGGCTACTGATAAATGCATAATGATGTTCCTGTTTCTCATTGTATGCGGTGTTGTAGCCATCATCATTGTGAAG ATTGTACACCCGAATAACAAAGACATAAGGGACATACCAGGATTAGCTCCTCCAGCTCAATCAAGGAAGCTATTGTACTTGAGGAATCCAGAGTGCATGTGA
- the LOC108857634 gene encoding probable GTP diphosphokinase CRSH, chloroplastic, with the protein MSAIRPSPIPIPRCRSHTLYRRLHSIHLLDQRHHQRRRRWNPRSEAEDTAAESSTARSPEAAGGKMVVELVGAFNEVTERMNSVWLSTSSSRLLFKALKLSIPILQSLPLASDGRSPLSKALSLSILLADLQMDAEVISASILSEVVEANAITIHEVRDQIGTGTAHLLHEIFRVKNIPFKVDVLDDETAASLRKFYLTYYDIRAVIMDLVSKLDEMRHLDHLPKYRQQILSLQVLKIYSPLAHAVGANQLSLELEDVSFRYLFPCSYLYLDSWLRGHENGSLIDVYKEQLHRSLKGDLVLSGMVDDVYVKGRYKSRYSMMKKLLRDGRKPEEVNDVLGLRVILMPNDDEVGEKACYRTSEIVRSLWKEISHRTKDYIAKPKANGYRSLHMAVDVSDSDQTRPLMEIQIRTVDMDGSANAGTASHSLYKGGLTDPKEAKRLKAIMMAAAELAAIRLKDLSSNKQQSLKTTTNQRDRVFCLLDKNGDGMISIEELMEVMEELGAPGEDAEEMMQLLDSNSDGSLSSDEFDTFQKQVEFMRKWEDRDNEYKSLLDEKLHDLPHQDATGLIQLYNKELEDRLSSH; encoded by the exons ATGTCTGCGATTCGTCCATCTCCGATTCCAATCCCGAGATGCAGATCCCACACACTGTACCGTCGCCTTCACTCGATCCACTTGCTCGACCAACGCCACCACCAACGACGTCGACGGTGGAATCCGAGGTCCGAAGCGGAGGATACCGCGGCTGAATCGTCGACGGCTCGGTCTCCGGAGGCGGCGGGAGGGAAAATGGTGGTGGAGCTAGTCGGAGCTTTCAACGAAGTGACGGAGAGGATGAACTCGGTTTGGCTGTCGACGTCTTCGTCTAGGCTGCTCTTCAAGGCTCTGAAGCTCTCCATCCCGATCTTGCAGTCTCTCCCTCTCGCCTCTGACGGTCGCTCTCCCCTCTCCAAGGCTCTTTCCCTTTCTATCCTCCTCGCCGATCTCCAG ATGGACGCTGAAGTAATCTCAGCGAGCATATTAAGTGAAGTGGTGGAGGCCAACGCGATAACCATACACGAAGTCAGAGACCAGATCGGTACCGGAACTGCTCATCTGCTTCACGAGATCTTCCGCGTCAAAAACATACCTTTCAAAGTCGATGTCCTTGACGACGAAACAGCTGCTTCCCTGAGAAAGTTCTACCTCACCTACTACGACATCAGAGCTGTGATCATGGACCTCGTTTCAAAGCTTGATGAGATGAGGCATTTGGATCACTTGCCGAAGTATCGCCAGCAGATTCTCTCCCTCCAAGTGCTGAAGATCTACTCTCCTTTGGCTCACGCCGTGGGAGCTAATCAACTCTCGCTTGAGCTCGAGGACGTCTCTTTCCGTTATCTTTTCCCGTGCTCGTATCTTTACTTGGATTCATGGTTGAGAGGCCACGAGAACGGGTCGTTGATAGACGTGTACAAAGAGCAGCTTCATCGGTCTTTGAAAGGTGATTTGGTTTTGTCTGGGATGGTGGATGATGTGTATGTGAAAGGAAGGTATAAAAGCCGGTACAGCATGATGAAGAAGCTTCTTAGAGATGGGCGTAAACCGGAGGAAGTGAACGACGTGCTTGGTCTGCGGGTGATATTGATGCCAAACGATGATGAGGTTGGCGAAAAGGCTTGTTACAGGACGAGCGAGATTGTTCGGTCGCTATGGAAAGAGATTTCGCATAGAACTAAAGACTACATTGCTAAGCCGAAGGCAAATGGGTATAGGAGTTTGCATATGGCGGTTGATGTTAGCGATAGTGATCAGACAAGACCTTTGATGGAGATTCAGATACGGACAGTGGATATGGATGGGTCTGCTAACGCTGGAACAGCATCGCATTCTTTGTACAAAGGCGGTTTAACCGATCCAAAAGAG GCGAAGCGGCTTAAGGCGATAATGATGGCAGCAGCGGAGTTAGCAGCCATTCGTCTCAAGGATCTCTCATCTAATAAACAACAAAGTCTCAAGACGACAACAAACCAGAGAGACAGAGTGTTTTGCCTTTTGGATAAAAATGGCGATGGGATGATCAGCATAGAGGAACTAATGGAAGTGATGGAAGAGCTTGGAGCTCCAGGTGAAGATGCAGAGGAGATGATGCAGCTTCTTGACTCTAACAGCGATGGATCTCTTAGCTCAGACGAATTTGATACGTTTCAGAAACAA GTAGAGTTCATGCGTAAATGGGAAGATAGAGATAACGAGTATAAGAGCCTTTTAGATGAGAAGCTTCATGATCTGCCACATCAAGATGCGACTGGTTTGATTCAGTTATACAACAAAGAGCTTGAGGACCGTCTCTCTAGCCATTAA